The nucleotide sequence GGCAGCCCCGCAGGGCTGCCCTTCGCAGTCCACCGTCAGCGGCCGCCGACCTTGCCCTCCACCCGGCGCAGCGCCGCGGTGTAGTCGGCGTTGGTCGAGTACATGGCCGCGGCGATCCGCAGGTGCCGCAGCGCGTCGGCGGGGCGGTTCATCCGCTCCAGCGTCCGGCCGAGCACGTGGTGCGCGTAGTGGTCGCTCGGGTCCCGGTCGACCAGCTCGCGCAGCTGCTCCTCGGCCCGGTTGAGCTGGGCCGACTGGAAGTACGCGCGGGCCAGCAGCTGCCGCACCGAGGAGTTGCCGGGCTCGGCCTCGACGATCGGTTCGAGCAGCCGGGCCGCTCCGGTCGGGTCACCCGCTTCGAAGAACATGGTCGCCCGCCGGTACTCCGCCAGAAGATCCACTCGA is from Micromonospora terminaliae and encodes:
- a CDS encoding tetratricopeptide repeat protein, which translates into the protein MDLLAEYRRATMFFEAGDPTGAARLLEPIVEAEPGNSSVRQLLARAYFQSAQLNRAEEQLRELVDRDPSDHYAHHVLGRTLERMNRPADALRHLRIAAAMYSTNADYTAALRRVEGKVGGR